The following are encoded together in the Mammaliicoccus vitulinus genome:
- a CDS encoding YjiH family protein: MKQSSVLVGRLKFIILSLLGIYLFLIPITVTDDKGNPETSLPVAFLANTALDWIGDYAGLIIMLLICVSAVMSLIYSTAFSSSTKRTITNELFNVNWIWVVVRIIGAIFAVFIYFDFGPGVVINENTGLMVYNDLLPTLLAVFFFAGLFLPLLMDFGLLEFLGPMFAPVMRPVFKLPGRSTVDNLASFIGDGTVGVMITSQQYEQGFYTRREATVIATTFSVVSITFAIVIAQTIGLMDYFFKFYLSVIISCVVAAFIMPRVWPLKQIPDQYSNGSTEQLNEKIPKTHNPITWGFEQATEKAVKSPGVKQFFINGIKTILDMWLAVLPVVMTIGTIATIVAEYTPTFSILGAPFVPLLELMQIPYAKEASETLLIGFADMFLPSLLISDVPSDMTRFIVGALSISQLIYLSEVGGVILGSKIPVSLGKLFMIYIIRTIIALPIIVILAHIFF; this comes from the coding sequence ATGAAACAATCAAGTGTTTTAGTGGGAAGATTAAAATTTATAATATTATCATTATTAGGGATATATCTCTTTTTAATCCCAATAACAGTAACAGATGATAAAGGCAATCCAGAAACTAGTTTACCTGTTGCATTTTTAGCAAATACTGCTCTAGATTGGATAGGAGATTATGCAGGGTTAATCATTATGCTTTTAATTTGTGTCTCTGCAGTTATGTCATTAATTTATTCTACAGCTTTTAGTAGTTCTACTAAAAGAACGATAACTAATGAGTTGTTCAATGTGAATTGGATTTGGGTAGTTGTACGTATAATAGGTGCCATATTTGCTGTTTTTATATACTTTGACTTTGGACCAGGTGTTGTAATAAACGAAAACACAGGTTTAATGGTTTATAATGATTTATTACCAACTTTATTAGCTGTATTTTTCTTTGCAGGTTTATTCCTTCCGTTGTTAATGGACTTCGGTTTACTAGAATTTTTAGGGCCTATGTTTGCACCTGTAATGAGACCAGTGTTTAAATTGCCGGGAAGGTCTACAGTTGATAATCTCGCTTCATTTATTGGTGACGGAACAGTTGGAGTTATGATTACAAGTCAACAATATGAACAAGGTTTTTATACGAGAAGAGAAGCTACTGTAATAGCAACAACTTTCTCAGTTGTTTCTATCACATTCGCAATTGTTATTGCTCAAACAATTGGTTTAATGGATTATTTCTTCAAGTTTTACTTATCAGTTATTATATCTTGTGTTGTTGCAGCATTTATAATGCCTAGAGTTTGGCCATTGAAGCAAATTCCGGATCAATACTCTAACGGAAGTACTGAGCAATTAAACGAGAAAATACCTAAAACACATAACCCAATTACATGGGGGTTTGAACAAGCTACAGAAAAAGCTGTTAAATCACCAGGGGTTAAACAATTTTTTATAAATGGTATTAAGACTATTTTGGATATGTGGTTAGCAGTATTGCCAGTCGTAATGACAATAGGTACAATAGCAACAATTGTTGCAGAGTACACACCAACATTCAGTATTCTTGGAGCGCCATTTGTACCATTACTTGAATTAATGCAAATTCCTTATGCTAAAGAAGCATCTGAAACGTTATTGATTGGTTTTGCAGATATGTTTTTACCATCTTTATTAATCAGTGATGTACCGAGTGATATGACGAGATTTATTGTAGGTGCTTTAAGTATTTCGCAATTAATTTACTTATCAGAAGTAGGAGGGGTAATACTAGGTTCGAAAATACCAGTAAGCCTAGGAAAACTCTTTATGATTTATATCATTCGTACGATAATTGCACTTCCGATAATTGTTATACTAGCTCACATATTCTTTTAA
- a CDS encoding heme oxygenase: MYVVTNRIKMKKGFAEKLAPMFTKGGALQEMKGFIKVETWNMQDIEEHDELHVNMWWEALEDFEVWKNSDAFKQAHNHDGDSNKDKGESPMLGSEIAIAKVETTIEPK; encoded by the coding sequence ATGTATGTAGTAACAAATAGAATTAAAATGAAAAAAGGCTTTGCAGAAAAATTAGCACCAATGTTTACTAAAGGTGGCGCTTTACAAGAGATGAAAGGTTTCATCAAAGTAGAAACTTGGAATATGCAAGATATAGAAGAGCATGACGAATTACATGTAAACATGTGGTGGGAAGCATTAGAAGATTTCGAAGTTTGGAAAAATAGTGATGCTTTCAAACAAGCACATAACCATGATGGCGATTCAAATAAAGACAAAGGTGAATCACCAATGTTAGGATCAGAAATTGCGATAGCAAAAGTAGAAACAACAATTGAACCTAAATAG
- a CDS encoding SDR family NAD(P)-dependent oxidoreductase, with protein sequence MLRELNGLNAVITGGSKGIGKSIAIALAREGVNVSIASRNVETLKATADELKQFDVKVFYKETNIAHQLDVQRFIEDSYHALGSIDIIINNAGIMKNNSFLEVSESEFDQLFETNVKGIYYVLQEALPYLVKQKSGDVINIASMSGLKANATSSIYSATKYAVIGMTEGIMQEMRKHNIRVSYLTPSAVLTDLIGETQLKEDTMTHPEDVADVVIAQLKLQPRTFMKTAQIWATNPTPKE encoded by the coding sequence ATGTTAAGAGAATTAAATGGCTTAAATGCTGTTATTACAGGTGGTTCTAAAGGTATAGGTAAATCTATAGCTATTGCCTTAGCACGTGAAGGGGTAAACGTTTCAATAGCGAGTAGAAATGTCGAAACTTTGAAAGCAACTGCCGATGAATTAAAACAATTTGATGTGAAAGTTTTTTATAAAGAAACAAACATTGCACATCAATTAGATGTCCAACGCTTCATTGAAGATTCTTATCATGCACTCGGTTCAATAGATATCATCATTAATAATGCTGGTATTATGAAAAATAATTCATTTTTAGAAGTAAGTGAATCTGAATTTGATCAATTATTTGAAACGAATGTTAAAGGCATTTACTACGTATTACAAGAAGCATTACCTTACTTAGTAAAACAAAAAAGTGGCGATGTTATAAATATTGCTTCTATGTCAGGCTTAAAAGCAAATGCAACAAGCAGTATCTATTCTGCCACTAAATATGCAGTAATTGGAATGACTGAAGGTATTATGCAAGAAATGAGAAAGCATAATATTCGCGTATCTTATTTAACACCATCAGCTGTATTAACTGATTTAATTGGTGAAACACAATTAAAAGAAGATACAATGACGCATCCTGAAGACGTTGCAGATGTCGTAATAGCACAGCTTAAATTACAGCCAAGAACATTTATGAAAACAGCACAAATTTGGGCGACTAACCCAACACCAAAAGAATAG
- the argF gene encoding ornithine carbamoyltransferase — protein MLKELNKMSFLKEVDFSKEELETLIDLAIELKFKEKHQIPHRYLNGKHIALLFEKNSTRTRSAFTVAATKMGASVSYLGKEDLQLGKKESVEDTAIVLGSMFDGIAFRGYEQKTVEDLAKFSNVPVWNGLTNEWHPTQMLADFLTIKEYFGTYEGKTLTFIGDGRNNVANSLLVTSAILGVNIHIVAPEELHPSSEIQEMAKSLSEKSQSEVLITSDIQEGIYGSDVIYTDVWCSMGEEDQLEERFELLKDYQVNQHLINLTGKNDTLFLHCLPAIHDLNTEMGALCFEKFGVPCMEVTDDVFRSEYSKVFQQAENRMHTIKALLATTCGEIF, from the coding sequence ATGTTAAAGGAATTAAATAAGATGAGTTTTTTAAAAGAAGTTGATTTTTCTAAAGAAGAGTTAGAAACACTTATTGATTTAGCAATAGAACTAAAATTCAAAGAAAAGCATCAGATCCCACATCGTTACTTAAACGGGAAACATATTGCTTTATTATTTGAAAAAAATTCTACGAGAACACGTTCAGCTTTTACAGTAGCTGCTACTAAAATGGGTGCAAGTGTGTCGTATCTTGGTAAAGAAGATTTACAATTAGGCAAGAAAGAATCTGTTGAAGATACAGCGATTGTATTAGGTTCAATGTTTGATGGAATAGCTTTTAGAGGATATGAACAAAAGACAGTAGAAGACTTGGCTAAGTTTTCAAATGTACCAGTATGGAATGGCTTAACAAATGAGTGGCATCCAACGCAAATGCTAGCTGACTTTTTAACGATTAAAGAATATTTTGGCACTTATGAAGGAAAGACACTTACATTTATAGGTGATGGTCGCAATAACGTAGCGAATTCGTTGCTTGTAACAAGCGCGATACTTGGTGTGAATATACATATTGTCGCACCGGAAGAGCTACATCCTAGTTCAGAAATTCAAGAAATGGCTAAATCACTTAGTGAAAAATCACAAAGTGAAGTGTTAATTACAAGCGATATTCAAGAAGGTATTTATGGTAGTGACGTTATTTACACGGATGTTTGGTGCTCGATGGGTGAAGAAGATCAACTTGAAGAACGTTTCGAACTATTAAAAGATTATCAAGTGAATCAACACCTCATCAATTTAACAGGTAAAAATGACACTTTATTTTTACATTGCTTGCCGGCTATTCATGATTTGAATACAGAAATGGGCGCACTTTGTTTCGAAAAATTTGGTGTACCTTGTATGGAAGTAACAGATGATGTTTTCAGATCAGAATATTCAAAAGTATTCCAACAAGCTGAGAACAGAATGCACACAATAAAAGCATTACTTGCTACAACATGTGGCGAAATATTTTAA
- the rarD gene encoding EamA family transporter RarD produces the protein MTETKKGIIYAAFAYIIWGVLPIYWNLVNDIGPFEILAHRIIWSTVFMLLLLLLTKQLSMFKHATVKLFQHKKMLFAIIAAGYIITVNWGTFIWAVNNHHVLQASLGYYINPLMSIFLAFVFLGERFSKAQWIAILLAFIGVVYMTFQVGEFPYVSIILATSFALYGLIKKVVDIDAFSSITIECIVTMPAALLYIFYLSQTDAITFGMNVSSGWLLLSGAVTAIPLILFSAGARKIPLSLTGFIQYIGPTIMFFIGIFLLNEHFDIDQLITFIFIWAGIILYSYTKYVEISRNRKKLIKDI, from the coding sequence ATGACAGAAACTAAAAAAGGCATTATATATGCTGCATTTGCATATATCATTTGGGGTGTCCTTCCAATTTATTGGAACCTCGTAAATGATATAGGACCTTTCGAAATACTCGCACATAGAATTATTTGGTCCACAGTATTTATGTTGTTATTACTATTATTAACTAAACAACTTTCCATGTTTAAGCATGCAACAGTTAAGTTATTCCAACATAAAAAAATGTTGTTCGCTATCATTGCAGCAGGTTATATCATTACAGTTAACTGGGGTACATTTATATGGGCAGTTAATAACCATCATGTACTTCAAGCAAGTCTTGGCTATTATATCAATCCTTTAATGAGTATCTTTCTAGCGTTTGTATTTTTAGGAGAACGTTTCTCAAAAGCACAATGGATAGCCATTTTATTAGCATTTATCGGCGTGGTTTATATGACGTTTCAAGTTGGAGAATTTCCATACGTATCCATCATTCTAGCAACATCGTTTGCATTGTATGGATTAATTAAAAAAGTTGTAGACATTGATGCATTTAGTAGCATAACAATAGAATGTATTGTCACAATGCCAGCAGCATTGCTTTATATATTTTACTTATCGCAAACTGATGCCATTACATTTGGTATGAATGTTTCAAGCGGATGGTTATTACTATCAGGAGCAGTAACAGCTATACCACTTATTTTATTTAGTGCTGGTGCAAGAAAAATACCACTTTCACTAACAGGATTCATACAATATATCGGGCCAACTATCATGTTCTTTATAGGTATTTTCTTATTAAATGAACACTTTGATATCGATCAATTGATCACATTCATATTTATTTGGGCAGGTATAATCCTTTATAGCTACACTAAATATGTAGAAATCAGTCGTAACCGCAAAAAATTAATAAAAGATATATAG
- the hutG gene encoding formimidoylglutamase → MYKDVKKDEWTGRTDSTSLRSAFRFHQIVESINIEKQDIQPKKEFEHQINMALIGFECDEGVSRNNGRTGAVDGPKHFRKSLSPLPIHNEYLHLTDYGNVICNKTKMEEAQEELGYKISKILLYNHFTIIVGGGHEVLYGHYLGVRRANRNKKIGIINIDAHFDMRDYDEQPSSGTMFKQILDQDDQVGYFVLGIQKNGNTKALFERADEYGVQYIREDELRSHLSIETITSINSFIEGYDEILITLCTDSIDVSYAPAVSAPCIMGLQPQIVQTILQLVTNSNKSSSISIAELSPRFDIDNRTSRLLANIASNIYHDQAEVIQSQWES, encoded by the coding sequence ATGTACAAAGATGTTAAAAAGGATGAGTGGACTGGAAGAACTGATAGCACGTCTTTAAGATCTGCATTTAGGTTCCATCAAATTGTTGAATCGATTAATATCGAAAAACAAGATATTCAGCCTAAGAAAGAATTTGAACACCAAATAAACATGGCGCTTATAGGCTTTGAATGTGATGAAGGTGTATCTAGAAACAACGGTAGAACGGGAGCTGTAGATGGTCCGAAACATTTTAGAAAGTCATTGAGTCCTTTACCGATTCATAATGAATATTTACATTTAACCGATTATGGTAATGTCATTTGCAACAAAACTAAAATGGAAGAAGCTCAAGAAGAACTCGGATATAAAATTTCAAAAATTTTATTATATAACCATTTTACAATCATTGTTGGTGGCGGTCATGAAGTGCTATACGGCCATTACCTTGGTGTAAGAAGAGCTAATAGAAATAAAAAAATCGGAATTATAAATATAGATGCTCATTTTGATATGAGAGATTATGATGAACAACCTTCTTCTGGAACGATGTTCAAACAAATTTTAGACCAAGATGATCAAGTTGGTTATTTTGTGTTAGGTATACAAAAAAACGGAAATACGAAAGCTCTGTTTGAAAGAGCCGATGAGTATGGCGTTCAATACATACGTGAAGATGAACTACGTAGTCATTTATCTATAGAAACGATAACTTCTATTAACTCATTTATTGAAGGATATGACGAGATTCTTATAACATTATGTACAGATTCAATAGATGTTAGTTATGCACCTGCTGTTAGTGCACCTTGTATTATGGGGTTACAACCTCAAATCGTACAAACAATTTTGCAGCTCGTTACAAACTCAAATAAAAGCTCAAGCATCAGTATAGCTGAATTATCACCACGATTTGATATTGATAATCGAACGTCGAGATTATTAGCAAACATCGCTTCAAATATCTATCACGATCAAGCAGAAGTAATTCAATCACAATGGGAGTCTTAA
- a CDS encoding metal-dependent hydrolase encodes MTGKTHLACGIFIGSSLSIYYGEDVFTSFTIISLCGVSSLVPDICHFKSNLGKKLFPISFIIRLIFGHRTFTHSLLFLFLIYWGLNSISAPEPYLVSILLGMLSHIVLDMLTPRGVKLFYPLDVSVKLPIVFKTGGAVDLSLSSAFSIVTIILWWKDIYRLFI; translated from the coding sequence ATGACAGGAAAAACACATCTAGCTTGCGGTATATTCATCGGGTCATCATTAAGTATATATTATGGAGAAGATGTATTTACTTCTTTTACTATAATTAGTTTATGTGGTGTATCAAGTTTAGTACCAGATATTTGCCACTTCAAAAGTAATCTCGGGAAGAAATTATTCCCAATTAGTTTTATTATAAGACTGATTTTTGGACATCGAACGTTTACACATTCCTTATTATTTTTATTTTTAATCTATTGGGGATTGAATTCGATATCTGCACCAGAACCATATTTAGTTTCTATTTTATTAGGCATGTTATCTCATATCGTTTTGGATATGTTAACGCCTAGAGGTGTTAAATTGTTCTATCCATTAGATGTATCTGTAAAGTTGCCTATTGTATTTAAAACAGGTGGAGCAGTGGACTTAAGTCTGTCTTCAGCTTTTTCGATTGTTACGATTATATTATGGTGGAAAGACATTTATCGTTTATTTATATAA
- a CDS encoding UTP--glucose-1-phosphate uridylyltransferase → MLDETMLKRHGKDHFLEYSKVMSRSEKEQLVSDVNRLDLDEIEALYKDVYENRKPIEIADDIEQVAFDVKSQFTQDELKSYRSLGLKAIKDGKFAVLLMAGGQGTRLGHKGPKGTFSFNDKSLFERQAEQLRDLVNEVGTPIHWYIMTSDVNHKDTLSFFLEHNYFDYDKNYIHFFKQDHIVSLTTEGKLILDTDKRIMRTPNGNGGVFKSLDKTNSLSEMKDNGVEYLFLNNIDNALVKVLDPEFVGYTVEQNSDVTTKSIKAYDDEKVGRLVSLEGKKRVLEYSELSPEDVNKLDNANIGIHVFKLDFLIEAASKPLPYHLAIKKLKQLDEDFSVVEVESLKFELFYFDIFKYANTFATLQVDRNKEFSPLKNKEGQDSIETAQKDLENNQLL, encoded by the coding sequence ATGCTAGATGAAACGATGTTAAAAAGACATGGGAAAGACCACTTTTTAGAGTATAGTAAAGTGATGAGTCGTAGTGAAAAAGAACAATTAGTATCAGATGTTAACAGATTAGATTTAGATGAAATTGAAGCTTTATATAAAGATGTTTATGAAAATAGAAAACCAATTGAAATAGCAGATGATATAGAACAAGTTGCTTTTGATGTTAAAAGTCAGTTTACTCAAGACGAGTTGAAATCATATAGATCTCTAGGTCTTAAAGCTATTAAAGATGGGAAGTTTGCTGTCTTATTAATGGCTGGTGGACAAGGTACAAGATTAGGACACAAAGGTCCAAAAGGTACTTTTTCTTTTAATGATAAAAGTTTATTTGAAAGACAAGCGGAACAACTTCGTGATTTAGTGAATGAAGTTGGCACGCCGATTCATTGGTATATTATGACAAGTGACGTTAACCATAAAGATACACTATCATTTTTCTTAGAACATAATTATTTCGATTATGACAAGAATTATATTCACTTTTTTAAGCAAGATCATATTGTATCTTTAACTACTGAAGGTAAGTTGATTTTAGATACTGATAAGCGTATTATGCGTACACCTAACGGCAACGGTGGTGTGTTTAAATCATTAGATAAAACAAATTCATTATCAGAAATGAAAGATAATGGTGTTGAGTATTTATTCTTGAATAATATTGATAATGCTTTAGTTAAAGTGTTAGACCCAGAATTTGTCGGTTACACTGTTGAACAGAATAGTGATGTTACGACTAAATCAATTAAAGCTTATGATGATGAAAAAGTAGGTCGTCTAGTATCTTTAGAAGGAAAAAAACGTGTGCTCGAGTACTCTGAATTATCACCTGAAGATGTCAATAAACTTGATAATGCTAATATAGGCATTCATGTGTTTAAACTTGATTTTCTAATAGAGGCAGCGTCTAAACCGTTACCTTATCATTTAGCTATTAAAAAACTTAAGCAATTAGATGAAGATTTCAGCGTAGTTGAAGTTGAGTCATTAAAGTTTGAGTTATTCTACTTTGATATTTTTAAATATGCAAATACATTTGCTACACTACAAGTAGATAGAAATAAAGAATTCAGTCCTTTAAAGAATAAAGAAGGACAAGATAGTATAGAAACAGCTCAAAAAGATTTAGAAAATAATCAACTTTTATAA
- the trhA gene encoding PAQR family membrane homeostasis protein TrhA: MEQINNETSQQRKNGKVKEAFKDIMPLSFGEEVGNAVSHGIPAFLLLFFLPYAAVESYNSDGALKSTSVSIYIISIMLMFLSSAVYHSMSSSSPQKYIMRIIDHSMIYIAICGTYTPIALALVGGWLGWFIMAVQWGITIWGIVYKSTAKNVNHKLSLAMYLIMGWMGVLMLPAIINKTSLIFMLFILFGGLSYTIGAWFYAQKDKKYFHMIWHFFILIASIFHFLAIMYYM; encoded by the coding sequence ATGGAACAAATAAATAATGAGACGTCTCAACAAAGAAAAAATGGGAAAGTTAAAGAAGCATTTAAAGATATCATGCCTCTTTCTTTTGGAGAAGAAGTAGGGAATGCTGTTTCGCATGGTATTCCAGCATTTTTACTTTTATTCTTTTTACCATATGCAGCAGTAGAAAGTTATAATAGTGATGGCGCACTTAAATCAACAAGTGTATCAATTTATATTATTAGCATTATGCTTATGTTTTTATCATCAGCAGTTTATCATTCAATGTCTTCATCTTCACCTCAAAAATATATTATGAGAATTATTGATCATAGTATGATTTATATAGCTATTTGCGGAACTTATACACCAATTGCTTTAGCATTAGTAGGCGGATGGCTAGGTTGGTTTATTATGGCTGTACAATGGGGTATTACCATTTGGGGCATTGTTTATAAATCTACAGCTAAAAATGTAAATCATAAATTGAGTTTGGCCATGTATTTAATAATGGGTTGGATGGGTGTGCTCATGTTACCAGCAATTATTAACAAAACTTCATTAATATTTATGTTATTCATACTATTTGGTGGCCTTAGTTATACAATAGGTGCTTGGTTCTATGCTCAAAAAGATAAAAAGTACTTCCATATGATTTGGCACTTCTTCATTCTTATTGCTTCAATATTTCATTTTCTAGCAATTATGTACTATATGTAG
- a CDS encoding TipAS antibiotic-recognition domain-containing protein — translation MSDEKKFEAFHREQLNKNEEIQSETVKDRSGHKIDQADDNFLDMSQSEIKGKNQIEKKLLEQLDELVQQGATLERQEEVTELHREWLTYSWPNYTEDKHLEIINMYEADERYRDYFGEDRTQELITAVKHVLL, via the coding sequence ATGTCAGATGAAAAAAAGTTTGAAGCATTCCACCGTGAGCAGTTAAATAAGAACGAAGAGATACAAAGTGAGACAGTTAAAGATAGAAGTGGTCACAAAATAGACCAGGCCGATGATAATTTCTTAGATATGAGTCAAAGTGAAATTAAAGGTAAAAATCAAATTGAAAAGAAATTATTAGAGCAATTAGATGAACTTGTGCAGCAAGGTGCTACATTAGAAAGACAAGAAGAAGTTACAGAATTGCATAGAGAATGGCTTACTTATAGTTGGCCGAATTATACAGAAGATAAACATTTAGAAATCATAAATATGTATGAAGCGGATGAAAGGTATCGTGATTATTTTGGTGAAGATAGAACACAAGAATTAATTACGGCAGTCAAACACGTATTGCTTTAA
- a CDS encoding amidohydrolase has product MKKLFKNGTVYTMNHSEDTYAGVIVDNGIIEAVLSQEDLKGINQNDFEVIDLNGGTMLPGFVETHIHVMGTGVWLSSVILNGETNIENVKEKIKQKAKTLEAGEWLVAEGYDENLLNGIRLDKSDLDELCKDHPVIIKRVCRHAAIVNSKALEVINMQDDVENPDGGSYEKRDGQLTGWVYDTAMEPFEELASNEDEQSLTKHLERAIDYLYQFGITGSHTEDLGYYEDYKDVLNAYKTVVGDKNNQRPFRVRLLRHFSVYEQMMDEQATFVDGWLEPDAMKFYADGAFGGSTALMKEPYSNDPTGENYGLAIYTQEALNEKVKLARKYDGAIAVHMIGDKACEMVLDAIEKYPAPKGLRDRLIHISTLNETLLNRVSKLPVICDVQPQFITSDFPWVQEKVGNERARYLYPFKSMLDLGIIIGGGSDAPIETPNPMLGVHAAVNRQSYGEDGAYFIEEALSIFDAISLYTTQASEIAQTTDRTGKIKSGYEADFTVLDKDPFKTNPKELANIQATKTIVNGKIVYERV; this is encoded by the coding sequence ATGAAGAAGTTATTTAAGAATGGAACAGTATACACAATGAATCATTCTGAAGATACATATGCAGGTGTTATAGTTGATAATGGAATTATAGAAGCAGTTTTATCTCAAGAGGATCTGAAGGGGATTAATCAAAATGATTTTGAAGTAATCGATTTAAACGGGGGTACAATGTTACCAGGATTTGTTGAAACGCATATTCATGTTATGGGCACAGGTGTATGGTTATCTTCTGTTATTTTAAACGGTGAAACAAATATAGAGAACGTTAAAGAAAAAATTAAGCAAAAAGCTAAAACGCTCGAAGCAGGTGAGTGGTTAGTAGCTGAAGGATATGATGAAAACTTATTAAATGGTATTCGGTTAGATAAAAGCGATTTAGACGAGCTATGTAAAGATCATCCAGTGATTATTAAACGAGTTTGTCGACATGCAGCAATCGTTAATTCGAAAGCGCTCGAAGTGATAAACATGCAAGATGACGTAGAAAATCCTGATGGTGGATCGTATGAAAAGCGTGATGGTCAATTAACAGGGTGGGTTTACGATACTGCTATGGAACCATTTGAAGAATTGGCTTCCAATGAAGATGAGCAATCACTCACTAAACATTTAGAACGTGCTATTGATTATTTATATCAATTTGGTATAACTGGATCGCATACAGAAGACTTAGGTTATTACGAAGATTATAAAGATGTATTGAATGCTTATAAAACGGTTGTTGGAGATAAGAACAATCAAAGACCGTTTAGAGTACGATTGTTACGTCATTTTAGTGTTTATGAACAAATGATGGATGAACAAGCTACCTTTGTTGATGGCTGGTTAGAACCTGATGCTATGAAATTCTATGCCGATGGTGCTTTTGGCGGTAGCACAGCCTTAATGAAAGAACCGTATTCAAACGATCCAACAGGAGAAAATTATGGATTGGCAATATATACACAAGAAGCGTTAAATGAAAAAGTTAAACTAGCTAGAAAATATGATGGTGCTATAGCCGTTCATATGATTGGTGATAAAGCTTGTGAAATGGTATTAGATGCTATTGAAAAATACCCAGCACCTAAAGGTTTAAGAGATAGATTAATTCATATTAGTACTTTGAATGAAACATTATTAAATCGTGTTTCTAAATTACCTGTAATATGCGATGTGCAACCTCAATTTATCACGAGTGATTTTCCATGGGTTCAAGAGAAAGTTGGAAATGAAAGAGCTAGATATTTATATCCATTTAAATCAATGTTAGACTTAGGTATTATTATCGGTGGTGGATCAGATGCACCAATAGAAACACCTAATCCTATGCTTGGTGTTCATGCAGCTGTTAACAGACAATCTTATGGTGAAGACGGCGCATATTTTATTGAGGAAGCATTATCTATATTTGATGCAATCAGTTTATATACAACGCAAGCAAGTGAGATTGCACAAACAACTGATCGAACTGGAAAAATAAAATCTGGATATGAAGCGGATTTTACAGTGTTAGATAAAGATCCATTTAAGACTAATCCAAAAGAGTTGGCGAATATTCAAGCAACTAAAACGATTGTTAATGGAAAAATTGTATATGAAAGAGTGTAA